Proteins encoded in a region of the Ornithodoros turicata isolate Travis chromosome 3, ASM3712646v1, whole genome shotgun sequence genome:
- the LOC135389224 gene encoding uncharacterized protein LOC135389224 translates to MDLSPEEVSSPESGRTVLYRKRSASTSSHASSTLASSEDDQPFQDVVKRARKANLGNDGRITSLEGTTVIFAPLDRTSNLAKLNHLKLSQFLTSELPGRIKEIRPNHAKNIIAVDVVAPAAKIALLQLERICTIPVRAYEPRPVNSSCGVIVGIDLSLSDSQIKDAITSGPPLLVARRIRRDAGTVRLTFLGKKPPKSVSFQLLTMQVREYLPRVVQCDNCLRYGHVAACCSRRKMCPNCGTSHENPVCPESEPTCANCRGKHSASSRDCPLFKEQRRIARERSRSNSSYREAKAKVRHAKRSSKPKTYRRGMSPSKPGNPGARLPSKSPHASPQQVIWADTDFPPLEPTVVSVTEESLPPQIRKQKTTGPPTSPRPPAISSPAYQKALNRQQGTDLPLVIIQLLFAALKAIVSAVPGCTVLAEIQSILQLETVIAPLLASANKS, encoded by the coding sequence ATGGATTTATCCCCTGAAGAAGTAAGCAGTCCCGAGAGTGGGCGTACGGTGCTCTACCGTAAGCGGAGTGCCTCTACTTCGAGTCATGCCTCGTCTACTCTCGCTTCGTCAGAAGACGATCAACCTTTTCAGGACGTTGTGAAACGAGCTCGCAAAGCCAACCTGGGGAATGACGGGCGGATCACCTCTCTTGAGGGAACTACCGTGATATTTGCTCCGCTGGACCGGACATCGAACCTCGCTAAGCTCAACCACTTGAAGCTTTCTCAGTTCCTTACATCTGAACTCCCGGGAAGGATTAAGGAGATCCGACCGAACCACGCAAAGAACATCATAGCAGTCGATGTAGTTGCCCCAGCTGCCAAGATAGCGCTCCTGCAACTTGAGCGAATCTGCACCATACCAGTCCGTGCCTACGAGCCGCGGCCCGTGAACTCGAGCTGTGGTGTCATCGTCGGCATTGACTTGTCCCTCTCGGACAGCCAGATAAAGGACGCTATAACGTCCGGCCCTCCGCTTCTCGTGGCTAGAAGAATTCGACGGGACGCTGGTACGGTGAGGCTCACATTCCTTGGGAAGAAACCCCCTAAAAGCGTCAGTTTCCAGTTACTCACGATGCAAGTCCGAGAGTATCTGCCCCGTGTAGTCCAATGCGACAACTGCCTCCGATACGGTCACGTGGCTGCTTGCTGCAGCCGTCGAAAAATGTGCCCAAACTGCGGTACCTCCCACGAGAACCCAGTGTGTCCAGAATCCGAACCGACTTGCGCTAATTGCCGAGGAAAGCATTCTGCCTCGTCCAGGGACTGCCCGTTGTTTAAGGAGCAAAGGCGCATCGCAAGGGAACGCTCACGCTCCAACAGCAGCTATAGAGAGGCAAAAGCCAAAGTCCGCCATGCAAAGCGGTCGAGTAAGCCAAAGACATACAGGCGTGGAATGTCCCCGTCCAAGCCAGGAAACCCAGGTGCCCGTCTGCCATCTAAAAGCCCTCACGCGTCTCCTCAGCAAGTCATCTGGGCGGACACTGACTTCCCCCCGCTGGAGCCCACAGTGGTCTCGGTGACGGAAGAGAGCCTGCCCCCACAGATACGTAAACAGAAGACTACGGGCCCTCCCACTTCCCCACGACCCCCAGCCATCTCCTCGCCAGCTTACCAAAAGGCGTTAAACCGGCAACAGGGTACAGATCTGCCCTTGGTCATCATTCAGCTACTCTTTGCTGCGTTGAAGGCCATTGTCTCAGCCGTCCCCGGATGTACCGTTCTAGCTGAAATCCAATCGATCCTACAACTGGAAACCGTGATTGCGCCCCTGCTCGCGTCTGCCAACAAGAGCTAA